Proteins from one Cellulosilyticum lentocellum DSM 5427 genomic window:
- the glmU gene encoding bifunctional UDP-N-acetylglucosamine diphosphorylase/glucosamine-1-phosphate N-acetyltransferase GlmU: MKTKALILAAGQGTRMKSNGSKVLHKVFGKSLVEYPILAAKAVGVEEVCLIVGHKAEDVKNALGEDVSYVLQKEQLGTGHAVMQAMDFIESADEVLILCGDTPLVTGETLQDMLDFHHHNNNAITVLSAMMDDPTGYGRIVRDANGNLVKIVEQKDATEEEKAIKEINGGMYAFDAKLLKYALSKLTNNNVQNEYYLTDTIEILLKDGHKVNAIATREADDIAGVNSRVQLAAVTEVMKKRINEKHMANGVTFIDPMSTYIELDVIIGKDTIIEPGCMLEGKTAIGEGCRIGYHSKLKNTTLADQVEVEISVITDSFVDEGTHVGPFAYIRPNSHIGKNIKVGDFVEIKNANIGDGTKISHLTYVGDADVGKNVNFGCGSVVVNYDGQKKHRTIIGDNAFIGCNTNLVSPVTVEDNAYTAAGSTITKTVPKDSLAIARAKQENKENWVAKKRQK; this comes from the coding sequence ATGAAAACAAAGGCATTAATTCTAGCAGCTGGTCAAGGCACACGTATGAAATCAAATGGTTCAAAAGTACTTCATAAAGTGTTTGGAAAAAGCCTAGTGGAATATCCTATATTAGCAGCAAAAGCAGTAGGAGTAGAAGAGGTTTGTTTAATTGTAGGACATAAAGCAGAAGATGTTAAAAATGCATTAGGGGAAGATGTAAGCTATGTACTTCAAAAAGAGCAATTAGGAACAGGGCATGCTGTTATGCAAGCTATGGACTTTATTGAAAGTGCTGATGAAGTACTTATTTTATGTGGGGATACGCCGTTAGTTACTGGGGAAACTTTACAAGATATGTTAGATTTTCATCATCATAATAATAATGCGATTACAGTACTTTCGGCTATGATGGATGACCCAACAGGCTATGGCCGTATTGTAAGAGATGCTAATGGCAATTTGGTAAAAATTGTTGAACAAAAAGATGCTACTGAAGAAGAAAAAGCAATCAAAGAGATTAATGGTGGTATGTATGCTTTTGACGCGAAACTTCTAAAATATGCTTTATCTAAACTTACGAATAATAATGTACAAAACGAGTATTATTTAACTGATACAATCGAAATACTATTAAAAGATGGCCACAAGGTAAATGCTATTGCTACAAGGGAAGCTGATGACATTGCAGGTGTTAATTCAAGAGTTCAACTAGCAGCTGTAACAGAGGTGATGAAGAAACGTATTAATGAAAAGCATATGGCAAATGGTGTTACCTTCATTGATCCGATGAGCACTTATATTGAGTTAGATGTTATTATTGGCAAAGATACCATTATTGAACCAGGCTGTATGCTAGAAGGAAAAACTGCTATTGGAGAAGGGTGCCGTATTGGTTATCATTCCAAATTAAAAAATACTACTCTAGCAGATCAGGTTGAGGTAGAAATTAGCGTTATAACAGATAGTTTTGTAGATGAAGGAACACATGTAGGACCTTTTGCTTATATTAGACCAAATTCTCATATCGGTAAAAATATTAAGGTAGGGGATTTTGTAGAAATTAAAAATGCTAATATTGGTGATGGGACTAAAATATCTCATCTGACTTATGTAGGAGATGCTGATGTAGGTAAAAATGTCAACTTTGGCTGTGGCAGTGTAGTTGTTAATTACGATGGGCAGAAAAAGCATCGTACAATAATTGGAGACAATGCTTTTATAGGATGTAACACAAATTTAGTATCGCCTGTAACTGTGGAAGATAATGCTTATACAGCGGCAGGGTCTACTATTACTAAAACTGTTCCTAAAGATAGCTTAGCTATAGCTAGAGCAAAACAAGAAAACAAGGAAAACTGGGTAGCAAAAAAGCGACAAAAATAA
- the murC gene encoding UDP-N-acetylmuramate--L-alanine ligase: MSNINSLIGKKKIHFIGIGGISMSGLAEIVHYKGYEVTGSDMKASITTKHLEDLGLTIYYGHDKNNIADDVDLIVYTAAIHEDNPELQLAHEKHITTITRSKFLGILMKHFDTPICVSGTHGKTTTTSMLAHGLMAADLDPTITVGGILKAIHGNIRIGQSPYFLTEACEYCDSFLDFFPQIGIILNIEEDHMDYFKDINQIRHSFQKFSSKIPSNGFLAINGKVPNLDEFTAPLSCKTETFGIGSHYNWTAENITFNDKACASFDVYYNETFMTHLDLHVPGQHNILNALAVCSVYHFLGLELHLLGKGLEAFTGADQRFEIKGKINDITIVDDYAHHPTEIAATLEVAKAYPHNHLYVVFQPHTYTRTKAFLDDFAAVLSSAENVIITDIYAAREKNPGDISAEDIIKKINKKGKNALYMKDFEQIANYLNEHTVPNDLVITMGAGNVNQIAGLLLNK, from the coding sequence ATGTCAAACATCAATTCTTTAATAGGTAAGAAGAAAATACATTTTATCGGCATCGGTGGCATTAGCATGAGCGGGCTAGCTGAAATTGTTCATTATAAAGGTTATGAGGTAACAGGCTCTGATATGAAGGCCTCAATAACAACTAAACACCTTGAAGATTTAGGCCTTACTATTTATTACGGCCATGATAAAAATAATATTGCTGATGATGTAGATCTTATCGTTTATACTGCTGCTATCCATGAAGATAATCCAGAGCTTCAGTTAGCTCATGAAAAACATATCACAACTATTACACGTTCTAAATTCTTAGGCATTCTTATGAAGCACTTTGATACTCCCATTTGCGTATCTGGTACTCATGGTAAAACAACTACCACATCTATGTTAGCTCATGGATTAATGGCTGCTGACCTTGACCCCACTATTACAGTAGGTGGTATTTTAAAAGCTATTCACGGAAATATTCGCATTGGGCAATCACCTTACTTTTTGACTGAAGCTTGCGAATACTGTGATAGTTTCTTAGACTTTTTCCCTCAAATAGGTATTATTCTTAATATAGAAGAAGACCATATGGACTACTTCAAAGATATTAATCAAATCCGTCATTCTTTCCAGAAATTCTCAAGTAAAATTCCAAGCAACGGTTTCCTTGCTATTAACGGGAAAGTTCCAAATCTAGATGAGTTTACGGCTCCTCTTTCATGTAAAACAGAAACCTTTGGGATTGGTAGTCATTATAATTGGACTGCTGAAAATATTACTTTTAACGATAAAGCTTGTGCTAGCTTTGATGTTTATTATAACGAGACCTTTATGACACATTTAGACCTTCATGTTCCAGGGCAACATAATATTTTAAACGCTTTAGCTGTTTGCAGTGTCTATCATTTTCTTGGTCTTGAACTTCATTTATTAGGAAAAGGACTTGAGGCATTCACAGGTGCTGATCAACGTTTTGAAATTAAAGGTAAAATTAATGATATTACCATTGTAGATGATTATGCCCACCATCCAACTGAAATTGCTGCTACTTTAGAAGTAGCAAAAGCTTATCCTCACAATCACCTATATGTTGTTTTTCAACCTCATACTTATACAAGAACAAAAGCTTTCCTTGATGACTTCGCTGCAGTCTTAAGTTCCGCTGAAAATGTTATTATTACAGATATTTATGCCGCCAGGGAAAAAAATCCTGGGGATATCTCTGCAGAAGATATCATCAAAAAAATCAACAAAAAAGGCAAGAATGCTCTTTACATGAAAGACTTTGAACAAATCGCTAACTACTTAAACGAGCATACTGTCCCAAATGATTTAGTCATTACCATGGGGGCTGGAAATGTGAATCAAATAGCAGGCCTTTTATTAAACAAATAG
- the glgD gene encoding glucose-1-phosphate adenylyltransferase subunit GlgD, giving the protein MRAIGIILAGGKRNSLGVLTKQRNVAAMPIGGSYRAIDFALSNLSNSGIKKVAVISQYSARSLADHIGSSKWWDFGRKKTGLFLFTPTMLNQETYGFRGTADSIFQNIDFLKKSNEPYVVITSGEQIYKMDYEKIIKYHEQRNADITIAYKDMNTYNVEDYGVIGLDENKQMIDFEEKPLNPQFTTVSLGVYVMSRELLIKLLEQLEVEGRYNLVSDIIIRYRKKLKIYGYHFEGYWRRIRDINEFYRINMDFLTPEVRNLFFNTYPYIYTKAKDEPPTKFNVQAKVLNSIVSGGDIINGQVENSVLFRKVFIGEGTKVKDSIIMEGATIGKGCIIENAILDKQVFVSDGQKVIGTKDNIILLEKRNIV; this is encoded by the coding sequence ATGAGAGCTATCGGAATCATATTAGCGGGTGGAAAAAGGAATTCACTAGGGGTATTAACCAAACAAAGAAATGTTGCAGCTATGCCTATTGGTGGTTCTTATAGAGCAATTGACTTTGCTTTAAGTAACCTAAGTAATTCAGGGATTAAAAAAGTAGCAGTTATTTCTCAATATAGTGCGAGATCATTGGCGGATCATATTGGTTCATCTAAATGGTGGGATTTTGGTAGAAAAAAGACAGGACTTTTTTTATTCACACCGACCATGCTTAATCAAGAAACCTATGGTTTTAGAGGAACAGCAGATTCTATTTTCCAAAACATTGATTTCCTAAAGAAAAGTAATGAGCCGTATGTTGTTATTACTTCAGGGGAACAAATTTATAAGATGGATTATGAAAAGATTATTAAGTATCATGAACAACGTAATGCGGACATTACAATCGCATATAAGGATATGAATACGTATAATGTAGAAGACTATGGTGTTATTGGGTTAGATGAAAATAAACAAATGATTGACTTTGAAGAAAAACCACTTAACCCACAGTTTACTACCGTTTCCTTAGGGGTATATGTAATGAGTAGAGAGTTACTCATTAAACTTCTAGAACAACTGGAAGTAGAAGGAAGATACAATTTAGTAAGTGATATTATCATTCGTTACCGTAAAAAGCTTAAAATTTATGGTTATCACTTTGAAGGCTATTGGAGGAGAATAAGAGATATTAATGAATTCTATCGCATTAATATGGATTTCTTGACACCTGAAGTAAGAAATCTATTCTTTAATACCTACCCTTATATTTATACAAAAGCTAAAGATGAGCCACCAACAAAGTTTAATGTACAAGCTAAAGTGCTTAATAGCATTGTTAGTGGAGGTGATATTATTAATGGGCAGGTAGAAAACTCTGTACTTTTTAGAAAAGTATTTATTGGTGAAGGGACAAAGGTTAAAGACTCTATCATTATGGAAGGAGCTACCATTGGTAAGGGATGTATCATTGAAAATGCTATTCTAGATAAACAAGTTTTTGTATCTGATGGACAGAAAGTAATTGGAACAAAAGACAATATTATTCTTTTGGAAAAAAGAAATATTGTTTAA
- the purR gene encoding pur operon repressor, giving the protein MRKVQKHDRISVITNILTNNPNKIFTLTHFCNIFDCAKSTISEDLDVVKDIFAQYDLGNIETISGAAGGVYYNPLMTKEQIREFTNELCEMINHSERIIPGGYIYTNDLLYSPTISKNIGRALASLFKDVEVDYIITVETKGIPIALMTAMILNKPMVVVRNQSKLTDGTVIHMNYITGSNHRIKTMCLSTKAIKKGSKVLFIDDFMKAGGTAKGIIDLMQEFEAEMVGIGVLMATKNPEKKVVEDFKTLLWLDTVDENNKVVDIYNVE; this is encoded by the coding sequence ATGAGAAAAGTACAAAAGCATGATCGTATTAGTGTGATTACAAATATTCTGACTAATAACCCTAACAAAATTTTTACACTTACTCATTTTTGCAATATATTTGACTGTGCTAAATCTACTATAAGTGAAGATCTTGATGTAGTTAAAGATATCTTTGCACAATATGATTTAGGAAATATAGAAACAATATCAGGTGCAGCAGGGGGGGTATACTATAATCCATTAATGACTAAAGAGCAGATTAGGGAGTTTACTAATGAACTTTGTGAAATGATTAATCATTCGGAAAGAATTATTCCGGGAGGGTACATTTATACAAATGACTTATTATACTCTCCAACTATTTCTAAAAATATTGGAAGAGCTTTAGCAAGCTTATTTAAGGATGTGGAAGTAGATTATATTATCACGGTAGAAACAAAGGGAATCCCTATTGCTTTGATGACAGCGATGATTTTAAATAAACCAATGGTAGTGGTACGCAATCAAAGTAAGTTAACAGATGGAACTGTTATTCATATGAATTACATTACAGGAAGTAATCATCGTATAAAAACCATGTGCCTTTCTACAAAAGCAATTAAAAAAGGTTCAAAAGTACTGTTTATTGATGACTTTATGAAAGCAGGAGGAACTGCAAAAGGAATTATTGATTTAATGCAAGAATTTGAAGCAGAAATGGTAGGGATAGGTGTTTTAATGGCTACTAAAAATCCTGAGAAAAAGGTGGTAGAAGATTTTAAAACACTATTATGGTTAGATACAGTGGATGAGAATAATAAGGTTGTAGATATTTATAATGTAGAGTAG
- a CDS encoding ribose-phosphate diphosphokinase: protein MIRNYTDIKVFTCNAHPQLAKEIAQGLDVTLGKSEVMKFSDGEISVKIDEKVRGTDVYIIQPTSTPANEHLMELLIMIDAMKRASAGRITAVIPYYGYARQDRKTRARDPISSKLVADILQTAGADRVLTMDLHCSQIQGFFNIPVDHLVGMPLLTKYYADKFGDQTEDVVAVSPDLGSVGRVRSFATKLDIPLAIIDKRRPKANVSEIMNIIGDVNGKRVLLIDDMIDTAGTICNAANALKERGATAVYACCTHGVLSGPALERIEASAIEELVVLNTIAIPEEKRIAKIKEISVAPIFADAIRRIHEDLSVSKLFD from the coding sequence ATGATTAGAAATTACACTGATATTAAAGTGTTTACTTGTAATGCTCACCCCCAGCTTGCTAAGGAAATCGCACAAGGATTAGACGTTACACTTGGTAAATCAGAGGTTATGAAATTTAGTGATGGAGAAATAAGCGTTAAAATTGACGAGAAAGTACGTGGTACCGATGTTTATATTATCCAACCAACTTCTACTCCAGCTAATGAACATCTTATGGAATTGCTTATTATGATTGATGCCATGAAACGTGCTTCAGCAGGGCGTATTACGGCAGTTATCCCATACTATGGTTATGCAAGACAAGATAGAAAAACAAGAGCTAGAGATCCAATTAGTTCAAAACTTGTAGCAGATATTCTGCAAACAGCTGGTGCTGACAGAGTACTTACAATGGACTTACACTGCTCACAAATTCAAGGGTTCTTTAACATTCCAGTAGATCATTTAGTAGGTATGCCACTTTTAACTAAATACTATGCGGATAAATTTGGTGATCAAACAGAAGATGTAGTGGCTGTATCACCAGACTTAGGTAGTGTGGGTAGAGTCAGATCTTTTGCTACTAAACTCGATATACCTTTAGCGATTATTGATAAGAGAAGACCAAAAGCAAATGTATCTGAAATTATGAATATCATTGGTGATGTTAATGGTAAACGCGTTCTCTTAATTGACGATATGATTGATACAGCAGGAACTATTTGCAATGCTGCAAATGCACTTAAAGAAAGAGGGGCAACAGCTGTATATGCTTGTTGTACACATGGTGTGCTTTCAGGTCCTGCGTTAGAAAGAATAGAAGCTTCTGCTATTGAAGAATTAGTAGTGCTTAATACAATTGCTATACCAGAAGAGAAAAGAATTGCAAAAATCAAAGAGATTTCAGTTGCTCCAATTTTTGCAGATGCAATCAGACGCATACACGAAGATTTATCAGTATCTAAATTATTTGATTAG
- the spoVG gene encoding septation regulator SpoVG, whose protein sequence is MEITDIRVRKINKDGKMKAVVSVTFDNEFVVHDIKVIEGDKGRFIAMPSRKTLDGEFRDIAHPINSETRDRIQNQVLEKYEMVLLSDEVAIADDSDLTAEE, encoded by the coding sequence ATGGAAATCACAGATATTAGAGTAAGAAAAATCAATAAGGATGGCAAAATGAAAGCAGTTGTGTCTGTTACTTTTGATAATGAATTTGTTGTTCATGATATCAAAGTAATTGAAGGGGATAAAGGACGCTTTATTGCAATGCCAAGCCGTAAGACTTTAGATGGGGAGTTCAGAGATATTGCTCATCCTATTAATTCAGAAACAAGAGATCGTATTCAAAATCAAGTGTTAGAAAAATATGAAATGGTATTATTATCAGATGAGGTTGCTATCGCTGATGATAGCGATTTAACTGCTGAAGAATAA
- a CDS encoding ATP-binding protein, producing the protein MTNKELYYKQLLRQYDLKRSAAHQAKLKRTAEIYEKIPRIKKIDETLNDSGVKLVRSMLSPHGGQSIEDFRSHTDELIRTKKMLLVEAGYTPHYLEPHYDCEECKDTGFVGNKPCNCFRQALINIAYEQSNLKHILNIENFDHFTLDYYSKEIDPKAGTSPYNNMYENQQVCAGLIEKFETEKQNLLLYGPTGLGKTFLCNCIAKELLDQGYTVLYFTAPQLFKLFEESRFHREDMQEASKETLNTLFDVDLLIIDDLGTESVTTLTISDLFNVINSRYLNQTSTIISTNLTPKEWKDRYSERIVSRVFGNYEPLKFIGTDIRMVKKYGKTHKK; encoded by the coding sequence ATGACCAATAAGGAATTATATTATAAACAGCTCCTAAGGCAATATGATCTTAAACGTTCAGCGGCTCACCAAGCTAAATTAAAACGCACTGCTGAAATTTATGAGAAAATCCCTCGCATAAAAAAAATTGATGAAACTTTAAATGATAGTGGTGTTAAATTAGTGCGTAGTATGCTATCACCTCATGGTGGTCAATCTATAGAAGATTTTAGAAGTCATACAGATGAACTTATTCGCACAAAAAAAATGCTTCTAGTAGAAGCAGGCTATACACCTCATTACTTAGAGCCTCACTATGATTGTGAGGAATGTAAAGATACAGGCTTTGTAGGTAATAAACCTTGTAATTGTTTTCGCCAAGCACTTATTAATATTGCTTATGAACAATCTAACTTAAAGCATATTTTAAACATCGAAAACTTTGATCATTTCACTTTAGATTATTACTCTAAAGAAATAGATCCTAAAGCTGGCACTTCTCCTTATAACAATATGTATGAAAATCAACAAGTTTGTGCGGGGCTTATTGAAAAATTTGAAACTGAAAAACAAAATCTTTTACTTTATGGTCCAACAGGTCTAGGTAAAACCTTTTTATGTAACTGTATTGCTAAAGAACTTCTCGATCAAGGTTATACTGTACTTTATTTTACCGCACCACAGTTATTTAAACTTTTTGAGGAATCTCGTTTTCATCGAGAAGATATGCAAGAGGCTTCAAAGGAGACCCTAAATACCCTATTTGATGTAGATTTGCTTATCATTGATGATTTAGGAACGGAATCAGTTACCACTTTAACCATCAGTGATTTATTTAACGTTATCAATAGTCGTTATTTAAACCAGACCTCTACAATCATTTCTACCAACCTTACACCAAAAGAATGGAAAGATCGTTATTCAGAACGAATCGTCTCTAGAGTATTTGGTAATTATGAACCTCTTAAATTTATCGGTACTGACATTCGTATGGTAAAGAAATATGGTAAAACCCATAAAAAATAA
- a CDS encoding aminotransferase-like domain-containing protein, producing the protein MFHTISLSKSDPTPLYIQLASELAKLIQGNFLTQGMKLPTIRFLSKQLCINRDTVVSAYKLLENQGLVESHIGKGTYISTHPISTTTTLPLDSISQICCSHIGVPKTFFPSSLCLDLATEIVKKENWEAFNDPLYRERHLLKSTVSNFLKQLGIPHHYAQVRIIKTMDQFLLDLFKDSPKTGICVEAIRDLSWSCYLRSLGAKIYETPLTAEGIDLNILEKHLHTGNIAYIFITSQLQNPTGLCYSKNCKNQLVELAKRYNCTIIDDITYASFMYDSPIPFYEDDAPIIYIHQFSKLYLPYMNYTFAILPLAFIKRLRDPIECSFNERLLRHYLSSSELKTIEHTILMAYKEHYALLSDALKQLPIRLTIHNGGAFFWLRVPIKQYDILCQYLLEHEIIISPGDLFSTTSLKGYFRLSITHLDSSQIYQVIQVLRNFFITL; encoded by the coding sequence ATGTTTCATACTATTAGTCTTTCAAAATCTGACCCAACCCCTTTATATATACAATTAGCTTCAGAACTTGCTAAACTTATTCAAGGTAATTTTCTAACTCAAGGAATGAAACTTCCTACAATCCGCTTTTTGTCTAAGCAACTTTGTATTAATCGGGATACTGTGGTGAGTGCTTATAAACTTTTAGAAAATCAAGGTCTTGTAGAAAGTCACATTGGAAAAGGAACTTATATCAGCACCCATCCTATATCTACAACAACTACTTTACCACTAGATTCCATTTCTCAAATCTGCTGTAGTCATATTGGTGTACCTAAAACCTTTTTTCCTTCTTCTCTTTGCTTAGATTTAGCTACTGAAATTGTCAAAAAAGAGAATTGGGAAGCTTTCAACGACCCTCTTTATAGAGAAAGGCATCTTCTTAAAAGTACTGTTTCTAATTTTTTAAAACAACTAGGTATTCCTCATCACTATGCTCAAGTACGTATTATTAAAACCATGGATCAATTCTTACTAGATCTATTTAAAGATTCTCCTAAAACAGGCATTTGTGTTGAAGCCATTAGAGACTTATCTTGGTCCTGCTATCTTCGCTCTTTAGGTGCCAAGATTTATGAAACGCCACTCACAGCCGAAGGTATAGACTTAAACATCCTTGAAAAGCATTTACATACTGGTAATATTGCTTATATTTTTATTACATCCCAACTTCAAAACCCTACCGGACTCTGTTATAGCAAAAACTGTAAAAACCAACTTGTTGAACTAGCTAAGAGATATAACTGTACCATTATAGATGACATAACTTACGCTTCCTTTATGTATGATTCTCCTATTCCTTTTTACGAGGACGATGCACCTATTATCTACATTCATCAGTTTTCTAAGCTTTACTTGCCTTATATGAACTATACTTTTGCCATCTTACCTCTCGCTTTTATTAAAAGATTAAGAGATCCTATTGAATGCAGTTTCAATGAACGTTTATTACGTCACTATCTTAGCTCATCTGAATTAAAAACGATTGAGCATACTATTCTTATGGCTTATAAGGAGCATTATGCACTACTTTCAGATGCCTTAAAGCAACTACCAATTCGTTTAACTATCCATAATGGTGGTGCTTTCTTTTGGCTTCGTGTTCCTATAAAGCAGTATGATATCCTTTGTCAATACTTACTTGAACATGAAATCATTATTTCTCCTGGTGACTTATTTTCTACAACTTCTTTGAAAGGTTATTTTCGTCTATCTATTACCCACTTGGATTCCTCCCAAATCTATCAAGTTATTCAAGTCCTTAGAAACTTTTTTATTACGTTATAA
- a CDS encoding glucose-1-phosphate adenylyltransferase, translated as MNKKEMIAMLLAGGQGSRLGILTKQIAKPAVMFGGKYRIIDFPLSNCINSGIDTVGVLTQYEPLLLTKHIGIGIPWDLDRRNGGVTVLPPFLKTGNEGSWYSGTANAIYHNIRYIDEYNPEYILVLSGDHVYKMDYSAMLEEHKKNNSDATIAVIDVPLEIADQFGIMNTDETGRIVEFEEKPKQPKSTLASMGIYIFTWKVLKEALIKDNTIHEHSDFGKHIIPEMINGEKNVFAYRFNDYWRDIGTIEAYWKANMELTETVPVFNLYDEFWKIYTNIEHQLPQYIGVDAILEQSLVAEGCEVYGQVYNSVLGPRVIIEEGAVVKNSIVMGETIVRKGANLDHCVVSEKSEIGENTYIGVGEAVPHVTKPHIYYSGITAIGDNTVIPDNVKIGKNCEVGGHTLQEHYVNGELESGHSLIV; from the coding sequence ATGAATAAGAAAGAAATGATTGCTATGTTATTAGCAGGGGGACAAGGAAGCAGGTTGGGCATTCTGACAAAACAGATTGCAAAGCCTGCTGTTATGTTCGGTGGAAAATATAGAATAATAGATTTCCCACTTAGTAACTGTATCAACTCAGGCATTGATACAGTAGGTGTGCTCACTCAATATGAACCATTACTTCTAACAAAGCATATAGGAATAGGTATTCCTTGGGATCTAGATAGAAGAAATGGTGGTGTAACTGTACTACCACCTTTCTTAAAAACGGGAAATGAAGGTTCGTGGTATTCAGGAACAGCTAATGCAATTTATCACAATATTCGTTATATCGATGAATATAATCCGGAGTATATATTGGTTCTGTCTGGTGACCATGTTTATAAGATGGATTATAGTGCTATGCTTGAGGAACATAAGAAAAATAATTCAGATGCCACTATTGCAGTTATTGATGTACCTTTAGAAATTGCTGATCAATTTGGTATTATGAATACAGATGAAACAGGGCGTATTGTGGAATTCGAAGAAAAGCCTAAACAACCAAAAAGTACTTTGGCTTCTATGGGTATTTATATTTTTACATGGAAGGTACTTAAGGAAGCACTTATAAAAGATAATACTATCCATGAGCATAGCGATTTTGGAAAACATATTATTCCAGAGATGATTAATGGAGAGAAAAATGTATTTGCCTATCGTTTCAATGATTATTGGAGGGATATTGGTACTATTGAAGCTTACTGGAAAGCAAATATGGAATTAACTGAAACCGTGCCTGTTTTTAATCTTTATGATGAGTTTTGGAAAATTTATACGAATATAGAACATCAATTGCCACAATATATAGGAGTCGATGCTATATTAGAGCAATCACTTGTAGCAGAAGGCTGTGAAGTCTATGGTCAAGTTTATAATTCTGTACTAGGACCAAGAGTTATTATTGAAGAAGGTGCTGTTGTTAAAAATTCTATTGTTATGGGAGAAACAATAGTAAGAAAAGGGGCTAATTTAGATCACTGTGTGGTTTCTGAAAAGTCAGAAATAGGTGAGAATACATATATAGGAGTAGGAGAAGCTGTCCCACATGTTACCAAACCACATATTTATTATAGTGGTATAACAGCTATAGGTGATAACACAGTTATTCCTGACAATGTTAAGATTGGTAAGAACTGTGAAGTTGGTGGTCATACACTACAAGAACACTATGTAAACGGCGAATTAGAAAGCGGACATTCACTTATTGTGTAG
- a CDS encoding DnaD domain protein, producing MAYIKYKVAKQPFVHVPYWFISDYMPKALSGYTKVYLYLLAIFSDTSAPPLSLEEVSNHLDMLYSEVLQALKYWNDQGVICFSELSLDEFDLEFYFEKPKAKEDSPALPISKTIIRQTRPEYRTEEINLYLEDSPAVLKLFKVAEEYLGRLLTITDQKILFSLYDWLHMPFDLIEFLIEHCASNNHRAIHYIEKVAISWVDEGITTVVAAKEKVAMDKRYFKILNSLGASKSTLTSAERNCMNKWFDTYHFNMDVILEACKRTVMQTNKPSLNYADSILTSWYTDKVKSLEDIKALDKAHESKKALNTPTSSITPISNKVSQFNNMYSHDWDFDELEKLQREHITRKLNGGN from the coding sequence ATGGCATATATTAAATATAAAGTAGCCAAACAACCTTTCGTACATGTTCCTTATTGGTTCATTTCTGACTATATGCCTAAGGCACTTAGTGGTTATACTAAAGTTTATCTTTATTTACTAGCTATCTTTTCAGATACTTCTGCCCCTCCTCTTTCTCTAGAAGAGGTAAGTAACCATCTTGATATGCTTTACTCTGAAGTACTACAAGCACTTAAATACTGGAATGACCAAGGTGTAATTTGCTTTTCTGAACTCTCTCTAGATGAATTTGATTTAGAATTCTACTTTGAAAAACCTAAAGCAAAAGAGGACTCACCTGCCCTTCCTATTTCTAAAACGATTATTAGACAAACTAGACCGGAATATCGTACTGAGGAAATTAATCTTTACTTAGAAGATAGCCCTGCTGTGCTTAAGCTCTTTAAAGTAGCCGAAGAATATTTAGGCAGACTCCTTACTATCACAGATCAAAAGATACTTTTCAGCCTCTATGATTGGTTACATATGCCCTTTGACCTTATTGAGTTTCTCATCGAACATTGTGCTTCCAATAACCATAGAGCCATTCACTATATTGAAAAAGTAGCTATAAGCTGGGTAGATGAAGGCATTACTACGGTAGTTGCTGCTAAAGAAAAAGTAGCCATGGATAAGCGATATTTTAAAATTTTAAATAGCTTAGGTGCATCTAAAAGTACTCTTACTTCTGCTGAACGTAATTGTATGAATAAGTGGTTTGATACTTATCATTTTAATATGGATGTTATTTTAGAAGCTTGCAAACGAACTGTTATGCAGACCAATAAACCTAGTTTAAACTATGCAGATTCAATACTAACTTCTTGGTATACAGATAAGGTAAAATCTCTTGAAGATATTAAAGCTTTAGACAAAGCCCACGAAAGTAAAAAGGCTTTAAACACACCAACCTCTTCGATTACACCTATCTCAAACAAGGTATCTCAATTTAACAATATGTATTCACATGATTGGGATTTTGATGAGCTAGAGAAATTGCAACGTGAACATATCACACGAAAGCTAAATGGAGGAAACTAA